Part of the Anopheles gambiae chromosome 3, idAnoGambNW_F1_1, whole genome shotgun sequence genome is shown below.
TTGGAAGGTGTGAAGCAACGAAAGATAATCGTAATCCACAATTCTCAGGATTCTTGAGGTGTTGGGGTTGACCGCGCGCACTTAAACGGTGCAGGAACGGGCTGATTGCGGAAGATAAGGGAAAGTGAAAATGGAGATTTAATTGAAAAGCAATGATTGTGGTCGGTTTAAATTAACGCAGTAGGCAACATAAACAGTTGATAATGATCAGCAATGTGGGGGAAGGGTTTGAAAAGGCGATTAaaatttgctttttatttgtaGATGTTGTCTATGTGGTTATCATTGCTAAGAGACTGTAGCTTTAATATGTTCTAATGTAAAAGACAACGGCACTCTCATAACTAAACCAGGCTCTTTGATAGTTCATTGCCGAATTGTTCTTTATGCTTTTTATTGGGTGTCTTTAATAAATACTTGATTATAGCACTTTTTAAGTATTTTAGATTATTTGTGTTAGCAAATTAGATTTTTTGattatatataaaatatattaaaaacaatgaaagGAAAGTATTGTTTCTTTTACTATTCAAtacaaattttcatttttgcacTTTCAACTCATTATCACTCCTACAACAAACTGCAAAGATTTGACCAGAAATAAAACCATGAAACTTGTTCTACATCAAATTATGCTGTCCTCGTATAAATCTGTGATAAATTATTCTATATGCTATTTGTCATTGATTCCTTCCACAGTGCTTCTCTTCACGTGCGTCGCATAAACCAAGGAATGTATTTTTAATCTCTGATTCATAAGTTTGAAAGATTTGGTGTAATTTGGGATTTCCCTTTCGCCGGATGCGATCAGATGAACATTAATCATAGAGTATGATCTTTGCTACTCTGATTGcaagatattttttttgttttgttatgtgcCACGACCGCATCAACTCGAAGGCGTCAATAAGTTCAGATAAGGCACCATCATTTCAATAGTAAAGAGttttctgcacaaaaaacCCAACCCGTCATGTTGTACAACGCGCGATGCCATAAAATGCAAGAACGTATAcatttctttccgtttttttggtACGGTTTCCGAGAAATTTTATCCCAACCAAGAGTCGGGAATGAAAGTTTTACAAAACTGTTTTACCCACCCCAACCCATCCTTGGGACAGAAACTTGGATAGcaactttcatttctttgCTCTCGCCCAACGTCCATCCGTTTATTATATGCGTTCGGTTAAAAACGCCACATTATCGATGCCAAAGTTGCATTTCCAGTGAGAGTGAGGTCGAGAAAAAAGGAACGCGAAATTCTCTATCAAATCGTGGTCAAGCGTAGCAAAGCAGCATAGTTTGTTACCATGTTTTTCCCTTTCCCATTCAACGttcaaactaaactaaaagGCGGCGTCCAGCACGACCCGATACCGCTACTACCACACATATTCTGGTGGGAAAAATCATTCCCGCTTcgaaaatgaatttttaatttgaaaaactTTCCAACCCGCACCACCGGCAGCGTTGCAGAGAGACGAGCAAAGTGCCAACCCGAGCAAACTGGTTGGTATGTGGTTGAGCTGCGTGGAGGAAAGGAAGAATCCTTCCGACGAATTTACACTCTTAGAGCGTTATATTTTGACGTGTATTTTAATTGGTTCGTTCCACTTCTTTCAATTTctaattttcttttctccttctcttttctttgctttcttttgcatGGCCACCAACCTGCACCGACTGTGTGCTGATCACCTTCGTGGGCTGATGGTGTCCTGTTTCGTTCATCGCGTAACGTAACGTAACCACACAACGACGGCGGTTTCCTGATAATCGTTGGCACTGACAGTGAGTCTAGCGCGAATACGGGCAGAAAACTGTGGTCAGGAGGAGCTGGCCAAGTGTGCCCGCCCATTCCAAGTGATACAATCGACGACGGATCTGTCCATAGCGACGAAAAAGGAGGATCTGGATAAAATATGCCCGTAAGTTTACGTTCCGGTAATAAATTGTagttacgtttttttttcgtccatGTCTTTCGTGCCgtcctttctttctctctatctctccgcAATATTCCGTTAGTTAAATCTTGCCCATTGTTCTGCCCATAAATCATCAAGCCCTTGTGGTGCTGAGGGAGACTTACGTTAGATGTACCGAAGAGCAATTAACACGAAAGTGTCATTGCAGGTTGTTTGAGAGTGTGCTCAGATTTTTCTTAGTTGGAATGTGTTAAAACCAGATGCACGATGCGAGGAGGAAAGTCCGTGCTGTAATCCCAACGAGATTAGTTAGTCTGAGGATGCCTTTTTCGTGCTGGTCCTGTTACCCCTCATACAGATGTACATTATGTATTTATGCGAATCATTCTTTTAGGGGTTTCATAAATTTGATTCTCGTTTACAATTTTACAACCCATGTCGTGGGAAGTACTTGTGTTCGTTCTGCTTCATTAGGCACAAGTACGGTTGGTCACGTAGTACCATCGGGAGACTAAATTTATCAATTGTATCACTCGTACGAAAAATGCTCGCATACTATGGTTGAACTACCCTATTCAATCGAAGATCTTGAGAGAATGATACGAATAACGAGCTTTCGCTAACTGagaaatcaataaaatgtcATGTTTGAAAGGTTTTGAATGATGGCATAGACAAATACAATTATATTGTCTTCTCTTACAGTAATTATTAAATTACCTGGAACAAGTATTTATATTTTGTGACAATTTGATTGACACCATTTCAGTGATCTTAACAACGGTCTGCAGTGCATACGAAGCTACACGCGACGCTGTATGACCCTGGAGCAGCGGAACCGCTTCAACAAGCTGTACAACGGTACCCACCAGTTCGTGCGAGACCTCTGCCGGGAGGGTGACTACCAGCGCGAGTTCCTTTCACACGCACCCTGTCTACAGAAGGTGCGACCGGACTACGAAGTGTGCGGGCGGCGATACCATCACACCGTGACACTCATAACGCAACAGTCGCAACAGCACGAGGCCCGCCAACATCAGCACCAGCACGGTCATCAGCACCAGGCGCAGGAACAGACGGCCCTGGAGGAGTCAAGGGAACATCAG
Proteins encoded:
- the LOC3291112 gene encoding uncharacterized protein LOC3291112 isoform X1; translated protein: MLPVSINFSKFYNRLCLLVTVVITVSLARIRAENCGQEELAKCARPFQVIQSTTDLSIATKKEDLDKICPDLNNGLQCIRSYTRRCMTLEQRNRFNKLYNGTHQFVRDLCREGDYQREFLSHAPCLQKVRPDYEVCGRRYHHTVTLITQQSQQHEARQHQHQHGHQHQAQEQTALEESREHQHERRHRNHRTASRTDEDDVRTVCCSFMEYLDCSESAARNTCGHDTASFTRGFLDKMSSTLIKMYCEDYYKSNKCPSMYSSSSSSSWSQLHSATLLLVPTIISTISSWTSAWWSFRSDASLRLR
- the LOC3291112 gene encoding uncharacterized protein LOC3291112 isoform X2: MSLARIRAENCGQEELAKCARPFQVIQSTTDLSIATKKEDLDKICPDLNNGLQCIRSYTRRCMTLEQRNRFNKLYNGTHQFVRDLCREGDYQREFLSHAPCLQKVRPDYEVCGRRYHHTVTLITQQSQQHEARQHQHQHGHQHQAQEQTALEESREHQHERRHRNHRTASRTDEDDVRTVCCSFMEYLDCSESAARNTCGHDTASFTRGFLDKMSSTLIKMYCEDYYKSNKCPSMYSSSSSSSWSQLHSATLLLVPTIISTISSWTSAWWSFRSDASLRLR